The Patescibacteria group bacterium genome has a segment encoding these proteins:
- a CDS encoding Arc family DNA-binding protein, with protein MAKSKQKPFLLRMDADILSALQRWADADLRSLNGQIEWLLRASLRKAGRLEKDKH; from the coding sequence ATGGCTAAATCAAAACAAAAGCCATTTCTGCTGCGCATGGACGCGGATATACTATCCGCGTTGCAGCGTTGGGCGGACGCGGACTTGCGTAGTCTAAACGGACAAATCGAATGGTTATTGCGAGCCAGCCTGCGCAAAGCCGGGCGGCTCGAAAAAGATAAGCATTAA